One Spinacia oleracea cultivar Varoflay chromosome 4, BTI_SOV_V1, whole genome shotgun sequence DNA segment encodes these proteins:
- the LOC110794920 gene encoding zinc finger BED domain-containing protein RICESLEEPER 2 — MAACVNNIGVDGSNHLEVDSNSSTHVEEESDEPDEPEILECKKAPFNLDKKQTILDFECRTMVNTDGTLETEWSLKRVLTVTVDNSSSNDLAIKYLEKIFNLRDGAAMTYVRSSPSRIQKFKAFAEEENITSKALVCLDVDTRWNSTYLILRSALVFKKTFKNMKTKSTPYVREILRKPLGVGAQADLDFDIIEGFLPFLAIFHEDTLKLSGSRYVTGNMFVEGIYEIGFTISDYLSDPNEKIRRMAEKIKLKFDKYWSNVGKIKVLMFIALILDPRNKLLFAGMQELVSEQPTILIDETIEEPSNITDFTMNEILE, encoded by the exons ATGGCAGCTTGTGTCAACAACATTGGTGTTGATGGTTCTAACCACTTGGAGGTGGATTCTAATAGTAGTACACATGTTGAGGAAGAGTCTGATGAACCTGATGAACCTGAAATACTGGA GTGTAAGAAAGCTCCATTTAACTTAGACAAAAAGCAAACAATCTTAGATTTTGAGTGTAGGACAATGGTTAATACTGATGGAACTCTTGAAACT GAATGGAGTTTGAAGAGGGTTTTGACAGTAACCGTCGATAATTCTAGTTCGAATGATTTGGCTATTAAGTACTTAGAAAAGATTTTTAATCTTAGGGATGG AGCTGCTATGACATATGTGAGGTCTTCTCCTTCTAGGATTCAAAAGTTTAAGGCTTTTGCTGAAGAGGAGAATATAACCTCTAAAGCTCTTGTGTGCTTAGATGTTGACACAAGGTGGAACTCCACCTACTTAATACTTAGGAGTGCTTTGGTGTTTAAGAAAACATTTAAAAATATGAAAACTAAGTCCACTCCTTATGTAAGAGAGATTTTGAGGAAACCTTTGGGGGTAGGGGCTCAAGCTGATTTGGATTTCGACATTATTGAAGGCTTCTTGCCTTTTCTTGCGATTTTTCATGAGGATACATTGAAGTTGTCTGGTTCCCGTTATGTGACGGGTAATATGTTTGTGGAAGGTATTTATGAAATTGGATTTACAATATCTGATTATCTTAGTGACCCAAATGAAAAGATTAGGAGAATGGCCGAAAAAATAAAGCTAAAATTTGATAAGTATTGGTCAAATGTTGGCAAGATTAAAGTTTTGATGTTCATTGCCTTGATTCTTGATCCGAGGAATAAGCTCTTATTTGCGG GTATGCAGGAATTGGTTTCGGAGCAACCAACTATTCTAATTGACGAAACGATTGAAGAACCTTCCAATATCACAGATTTCACAATGAACGAAATACTTGAATGA
- the LOC130472393 gene encoding uncharacterized protein, whose product MPPPKNLLHFMPLPGQKLKSVVVAEPPPVDQPLIEEDIIPSPLKSSAALGIEIQDITEVMEAIEADFVPGSDVPEVAGEKKESADLPFEREKSPDKEMIDLSGPEAAVPEVQKEVPSAGEEEQPEQGLTRKRRHSTLGSTSTSALDRLIHADPCSDVPLKRIPEEVREAMARYARAPILGEDPLAHVGSLVGPEAARENLLRANPQWRVPGAEERNPAMMAQYYLNEAVFWSSFASECSSVEEKQLRKYREAYARDIPILDQKAGQLLSELTELKQLYLHYSREARESAEKIGTEVGQLIFRVEEDAEKIASFAEEKKDMAAKFASELEEKDRLFQEMKSKFEAADKEHKEAELRLHHFVQHRELIQQQADKVPVLRLKLREKDDYIRKLEQERVNLYTADQCREQYWNGILGARRMFAKHMPHFPWNEKVPLWMQAEDHLVECQADRDEAEAERQAALAEARAQKATSEGDTTAGGSSKDAPLGAAPETPKS is encoded by the exons atgcctcctcctaagaatcttcttcacttcatgcccttgccagggcagaagttaaagagtgtggtggttgctgaaccgccgcccgtggatcagccgctgatcgaggaagatatcatccCTTCTCCCCTTAAATCATCTGCTGCTTTGGGGATCgaaatccaggatatcaccgaggtgatggaggcgattgaagccgattttgttcctggttcggatgtccctgaggtagctggggagaagaaggagtctgctgatcttcccttcgagagggagaagagtccagacaaggagatgatagatctctcgggccccgaagctgcggtccccgaggttcagaaggaggttccctctgctggagaggaggagcagcccgagcaaggtttgacgaggaagaggcgccactcaactttgggttctacttctacctcggccctggataggctgatccatgctgatccctgttcggatgttccgctaaaacggatccccgaagaagtaagggaggcgatggctcgatatgccagggctccgattttgggagaggaccccttggctcacgtgggatccttggtgggccccgaggctgctcgggagaatctgcttcgtgctaacccgcagtggagggttcctggtgccgaagagaggaatccggctatgatggcccagtactatctgaacgag gctgttttctggtcttcgttcgcttccgagtgtagctcggttgaggagaaacaactgaggaaatatcgtgaggcttatgctcgtgatattcccattttggaccagaaggctgggcaactcctctccgagcttacggaactcaagcagctgtaccttcactatagtcgcgaggctagagagtctgctgagaagatcgggaccgaggttggccagctcatcttccgagttgaagaggatgctgagaagatcgcttcctttgctgaggaaaagaaggatatggccgctaagttcgctagcgaacttgaGGAAAAAGATAGACTCTTCCAGGAGATGAAGTCTAAATTTGAAGCGGCCGACAAGGAGCATAAAGAGGCGGAGTTAAGGCTCCACCATTTTGTCCAGCATCGGGAGCTGATCCAGCAGCAAGCTGATAAGGTGCCTGTCCTTCGACTGAagcttcgggaaaaggatgactATATTCGGAAGCTGGAGCAGGAGCGAGTcaacctctacactgctgatcagtgtagagagcagtactggaacggcatcctgggtgctcggcgcatgtttgcgaagcacatgcctcacttcccttggaacgagaaagttcctctatggatgcaggccgaggaccacttggtggaatgccaagctgatcgagatgaagctgaagctgaacgccaagctgctcttgcagaggctcgggcccagaaggcaacttccgaaggtgataccactgctgggggttcttcgaaggatgctcccctaggggccgctcctgagactcccaagagttag